The Kribbella jejuensis genome segment GGTCCCGGTGACGGCGCGCCGTCACCCCCCAGTAGTGCGGTCGAATATAAACCCATCAGTAACAACGCGCCAGGTCCAGCCGGGTTACACCGTCGCGAAGTGCGCGGCGATGTCGTCACTCGTCGTGAGCCAGACGTCGCTCTGGGAGGCAACGTACTCCAGGGCGAGGTTCAGGTACTTCGCGCGGAACGGCTGCCCGATCACGAACGGGTGCAGCGCGAGCGCCATCACCCGGCCGGTCCCGGCCAAGTCGTCGCGAAGTACGTCGTACTGGTCCTTGACCATCTGCAGGAAGTCGGGGCCGCTGAGGCCGCGCTGGAACAGGCCCAGGTCGTTGAGTTCGAGGGTGTAGGGGACGCTGAACATGCCGGGAATGGTGAGGCGGTACGGCTGGTCGTCGTTGGTCCAGTCGAGGAGGTACTGGTAGCCGAGTTCGGACAGCAGTTGTGGCGTGTTGTGGGTCTCGGTCAGACCGGGGCCCATCCAGCCTCGGGGCCGCTGACCGGTGGCGGCCTCGATCGTGTCAGTGATCTCGGTGAGCACACGCCGTTCCTCGTCGGGCTCGTACCCGGTGTGCAGGATCGAGTTGGTCCGCCCATGAGCAAGCCAGGCCCAGCCCCGCTCGACGCCGGCCTTGACGATCTGCGGATTGTGCTGCGCGACGTCGGAGTTGAGCAGCGCGCTCGCGCGGATGCCGTACCGGTCGAGGATGTCGATGATCCGCCAGATGCCGACCCGCGCGCCGTACTCACGCCACCCGTGGTTCAGCGGATCCGGATCGAGGTCGAGCGGCCAGATACTCGTCGACGGCTTGCCGAGGAGGAAGTGCTCGATGTTGAGGCCGACGTAGAACGCGACGCGCTTGCCGTCGGGCCACGTCAGGCGCGGTCGCGTGGGGAGTGGACTGTAGTCGTACAGGGGGAGCGTCATACTTGGACGGTAGAGTCTGACATCAGTGTCAGGTTCAAGCCCCGGAGGTCGGACCGTGCGAATCGGCGAACTGGCGCGCCGGACCGGAGTCAGTGAGCGGTCCTTGCGGTACTACGAGGTGCAGGGGCTGCTCGTGTCCGAGCGGACTCCCGGGGGTCAGCGTGAGTACGCCGAGCGTGCCGTGGATCGGGTGATCCTGATCCAAGAGCTGTTCGCGGCCGGGCTGCACAGCAAGAAGATCGCGCAGTTGCTGCCGTGCATGCGCGACCCGGACGGGGGTCCGAACGAGCGCGCGACGCCCGAGCTGATCGAGGAGCTGACTGCCGAGCGGGACCGGATCGACCGGATGATCGCCGACCTCACCACGTCCCGCGCTGTCCTCGACGACGTGATCGCCACCGCAAACCGCGAGCTGCCCGTCTAGTCACCGGGCCCGTGTTCAGTCGCCGCGGTTCTTGTTGCGGCGGCGGAGGTAGCGCTCGAACTCGGCTGCGATCGCCTCGCCGGTGGCCTCCGGCAGGTCCGCGGTGTCGCGCTGCTCCTCGAGCGAGTGCACGTACTCCGCGACCTCCGGGTCCTCCTCGCTGAGCTCGTCGGCGCCGCGCTGCCAGGCTCGCGCGAGCTCGGGCAGCTCACCCTCGGGGATGGTCAGGTCGAGCAGCTCCTCGATCTTGCCGAGCAGGGCGAGCGACGCCTTCGGGCACGGCGTACCGGCTATGTAGTGCGGGATCGCGGACCAGATCGACACCGACGGTACGCCGAGGGTGCTGCACAGGTCGGCGAAGACGCCGGTGATGCCGGTCGGGCCCTCGTACGTCGATTGCTCCAGGCTCCAGGCCGCCGTCAGCTCCTCGTCGGACGACGTCGCCGACACCGGGATCGGCCGGGTGTGCGGCGAGTCGGCGAGCAGCGCGCCGAGCACGACGACGATCTGCGCGTTCGACTCGTCGACGATCTCCAGCAGCTCGCGGGAGAACGCCCGCCAGCGCATGTTCGGTTCGACGCCGCGGATCAGCAGCACGTCGCGGCCGGTGTCGGCCGGGCGGGCCAGGTAGATCCGGGTGGTCGGCCAGGTCAGCTGCCGGCCGCCGTCCTCGTCGATCCCGACCCGCGGCCGGTTCACCTGGTAGTCGTAGTAGTCCTCGGGGTCGATCGCCGTGACGAGCTCCGCGTCCCACTCGTCGATCAGGTGGTCGACCGCACCGGTGGCCGCCTCGGCCGCGTCGTTCCAGCCCTCGAACGCGGCGATCACGACCGGGTCCCTCAGGTTCGCGAGGTCAACCACTCGCAGGCCCCCTGTCGTCTCTGTAGCCACACCGGCGCTGTCTTGTCAGTCGCCGGAATCCGGACTGCCAGCCTACGTGCTCCCCGCGGGTCACGTGTCCGGTTTCACCCCAGGCGGAACGTGTCGCACCCGGCCAGGGAGAATGGGACCGACGCGAACCATCACGGAGTAGAGGAGCGGTAGTTGCCGGCCCTGCAAGCGGTGCTGTGGGACATGGACGGGACGTTGGTCGACTCCGAGAAGGTCTGGGCGGAGGTCCAGCTCGAACTGCTCCCGTCGCTCGGCGCGACCTGGACGATGGAGGACTGCCTGTCCTTGATCGGCAGCGACCTGCGCGAGGCCGTGAAGGTCTGGATGGCGCGGATCCCGGCCGGCGTGATCACCGCCGACGAGCTGGCCGACCGGATGTTCTCCGAGGTGGTCGAGGCGCTCCGTCGCGAGGTGACGTTCCAGCCGGGTGCGCTCGAGCTGCTTCAGGCGCTGCGCAAGGAGCAGGTCCCGTGCGCGCTGGTGTCGGCGTCGTTCCGCTCGATGATCGACGCCGTTCTCGGGCACCTGCCGCCGGATCCGTTCGACGTGGTCGTGGCCGGTGACGAGGTGACGCACGGCAAACCGCACCCCGAGCCGTACCTGACCGCGGCCGAGAAGCTCGGCGTCGACCCGGCGTACTGCGTCGTCATCGAGGACTCGCTGACCGGCACCCAGGCCGGTGCGGCGGCCGGCATGTACGTGGTCGCCGTACCGCAGTGGATCAGCATCCCGGAGGCGCCGCGGCGGCTCGTGGTGAAGTCGCTGGAACCGCTCACACCGGAGTCCCTGCGCGCGCTGCTCCGCTGACGAGCTAACGTCACTTGGTGCGCTGGGGAAAGGTGAGATGGTGAGTAGGTGGGTGCGCCGGATGCCGGCGGCCGTTGCTGTCGGTGCGCTGGGGTTGTGCCTGGCTGCCTGCGGTGAACCGGACGACAACGCGCCGCACCCGGGGGAGCAGACGCCGAAGCTGATGTTGCTGCGGCTCGCGACCACCGACGCCGCCACGTCCCTCGACCCCGCCGGGCCGTACGACCAGGCCTCCCGGACCGTCCAGGCGAACCTGTACCAGACGCTCCTCACGATCCTCCCGGACAAGCCGACGCCGGTCCCGGACGCGGCGGACTGCCAGTTCGACTCGCCGACAACGTACACGTGCAGCCTGAAGGAGAAGCTCACCTTCCCGAACGGGCACGACCTGACCTCGTCGGACGTGAAGTTCAGCTTCGACCGCCTGATCCGGTTGAAGACGCCCGGGGGACTGGCGCCGCTGTTCTCGTCGGTGAAGTCGGTCAGTACGCCGGACCCGCTGACCGCGGTGTTCAACCTGACCACCCCGGACGCGCGGCTGCCGTACCTGCTGACCACCACCGCGGCGTCGATCGTCGACGAGCAGACCTACCCGGCCGACGGCCTGCTGGCGGACAAGGCGATGGGCAGCGGCCCGTACCAGCTCGCCGGGTACAAGGCCGGCACCGAGATCGCGCTGACGAAGTTCGCCGGGTACCGCGGTCCGCGGGCGGCGCAGAACGACGGCGTCACGATCAGCACGGTCGCGGACTCGAACGCGGTCTACCAGGCGATCACGACCGGCAAGGCCGATCTCGCGTTCCACGGGCTCGGCCCGAACCTGCTCGACAACCTGCGCAAGGGTGGCCAGGTCCAGGTGGTCGACACGGGCTCCGCGGAGATCCGGCTGTTCGCGTTCCAGATGAAGTCGTTGCTGTCCCGGAACCCGGCGATCCGGCGCGCCGTCGCCCAGGTGATCGACCGGTCCGCGATCGCCAAGAAGGCGTACGGCGATCACGTGTCGCCGCTGTTCTCCGTCGTACCGCCGGGCTTCGGTGGGCAGGTGGACGCGTTCCGGACCGCGTTCAAGCAGCCGAACAAGGCAGTCGCGGCGACGATCCTCAAGGACGCGAACATCGCAGCACCGGTACCGCTGACGGTCGGGTGGACGCCGTCGCAGTACGGCGTCGGCGCCAAGGCCGAAGTGCTCGAGCTGAAGCGGCAACTGGAGGCGACCGGGTTGTTCCGGGTGACCTTGCGCAGTTCCGAGTGGCCGCAGTACCAGCAGGCCACCAAGAACGGCGCGTACGACCTGTACCAGACCGCCTGGACCCCGCAGTACCCGGACGCCGACGACTACCTGGCGCCGTTCGTCACCGACACACCGTTGCAGAACGGCTACCGCTCGGCGGCGGCCACGAAGTTGCTGCAGCAGGAACGGACCGAGCAGAACGGGCTGAAGCGCGACGACCTGATCGGGCAGCTACAGGGAGTGATCGCGCAGGACGTGCCCGTGATTCCGATCTGGCAGGCCCGCGTCACGGTGGCCGCCGCGAAGGACCTGGAGAACGTCAAAACCGCGCCGGATCCGCTGTCGTTCTTGTATCTCGCCGGATTACGGCGCTGATCAGGGCGCTCATCACAGCGCTGACACAAAAATGCCATGGCAGTAACGGTTCGCGAGGTGCCGGCGACCGTCGGTGCGACGCCGTGGTTTACTGCGGAAAGTCCACGATACGGGACGATTTCCTGACGATCACGATCGGGCAACGCAGCACTTTCCGCGTTTGACTCCGGGCAGTAATGGCGGCAGGTTAAGGCGGCAGCCATACCGGATTTCGTTTCGGTTCACCGAGCCAGGCAGGGGTACAGATCGCGTGAGTGCGCCACTCGAGGTCGATCCCGGATCAGCGTCAGCCCAACCTGAGGCCGTGCTGGAGGGCGCCGGCCGGATCGAGGGCCGGTCACTGTGGCAGATCTCCTGGATGCGGCTGAAGCGGGACAAGGTCGCGATCGCCGGCGGCATCTTCGTGATCTTCCTGATGCTGGTCGGCATCTTCGCGCCGCTGATCTGCAAGCTCATCGGCGTGACCCCCAACGACTTCCACCAGGACCTGGTGGACGCGTCGCTGCAGACCCCGATCGGCAAGTTCGGCGGGGTCAGCTGGAGCCACCCGCTCGGGGTCGAGCCGGTGAACGGCCGGGACATCTTCGCCCGGATCGTCTACGGCGCCCGGATCTCGCTGCTGATCGCGTTCCTGGCGACCTTGCTGTCGGTCGTGATCGGCGTCGTGATGGGCATCATCGCCGGGTACTTCGGCGGTTGGGTCGACACCCTGATCAGCCGGTTGATGGACATCTTCCTGGCGTTCCCGCTGGTGCTGTTCGCGCTGGCGCTGGTCGGCGCGATCCCGGACTCGATCCTCGGCCTCAGCGGTGACGCGTTGCGGGTCGCGCTGATCGTCTTCATCATCGGGTTCTTCAGCTGGCCGTACATCGGCCGGATCATCCGCGGCCAGACGCTCTCGCTGCGCGAACGCGAGTTCGTCGACGCGGCCCGCAGCCTCGGCGCGCGCCGGCCGTACATCCTGTTCACCGAGCTGCTGCCGAACCTGATCGCGCCGATCCTGGTCTACGCGACACTGCTGATCCCGACCAACGTGCTGTTCGAGGCAGGTCTGTCGTACCTCGGCGTCGGCGTCCGCCCGCCGACCGCCAGCTGGGGCGACATGCTGTCGATCGCGGCGAAGTGGTACTCGGTCGACCCGTGGTACATGATCTCGCCCGGCCTGGCGATCTTCATCACGGTGCTGGCCTTCAACCTGTTCGGTGACGGGCTGCGCGACGCCCTCGACCCGCGGTCGCGGTAGGACTTCTCTCCAATCAGGGAGCCTGGGCTCTCACAATTAAAGGGGTGCAAGAAGAGATGAGATGGAATCGCATCACGACGGCTACCGCCGTCAGTGCGGCCGTCGCCCTGAGCCTGGTGGCTTGTGGGGGACCCAAGGCGACACCCGGCGGCGGGTCGAGCAACGGCGGCGCGACGGCCGAGTTCAACGCCGCGGTCGGCAAGGTGTTCAACCCGAGTGACAAGAAGGGTGGCACGCTGCGGATGGCGATCACCCAGCAATGGGACTCGACCGACCCGGGCGACACCTACTACGGCCTGTCCTGGAACCTGGTGCGCAACTACGTCCGGCCGCTGATGACGTTCGCCGCGAAGCCGGGTGCGGAGGGTGCGAAGCCGGTGCCGGACCTCGCCGAGGCCCCGGGTGTGCCGAGCGACGGCGCCAAGACCTGGACCTACAAGATCCGCAAGGGCATCAAGTTCGAGGACGGCACGCCGGTCACCTCGAAGGACGTCAAGTACGCCGTCGCGCGGTCGCTGGACAAGGCGACGCTGCCCAACGGCCCGACGTACTTCAACGACTTCCTGCTGGACATCCCG includes the following:
- a CDS encoding MerR family transcriptional regulator, which gives rise to MRIGELARRTGVSERSLRYYEVQGLLVSERTPGGQREYAERAVDRVILIQELFAAGLHSKKIAQLLPCMRDPDGGPNERATPELIEELTAERDRIDRMIADLTTSRAVLDDVIATANRELPV
- a CDS encoding ABC transporter permease — its product is MLEGAGRIEGRSLWQISWMRLKRDKVAIAGGIFVIFLMLVGIFAPLICKLIGVTPNDFHQDLVDASLQTPIGKFGGVSWSHPLGVEPVNGRDIFARIVYGARISLLIAFLATLLSVVIGVVMGIIAGYFGGWVDTLISRLMDIFLAFPLVLFALALVGAIPDSILGLSGDALRVALIVFIIGFFSWPYIGRIIRGQTLSLREREFVDAARSLGARRPYILFTELLPNLIAPILVYATLLIPTNVLFEAGLSYLGVGVRPPTASWGDMLSIAAKWYSVDPWYMISPGLAIFITVLAFNLFGDGLRDALDPRSR
- a CDS encoding HAD family hydrolase, which gives rise to MPALQAVLWDMDGTLVDSEKVWAEVQLELLPSLGATWTMEDCLSLIGSDLREAVKVWMARIPAGVITADELADRMFSEVVEALRREVTFQPGALELLQALRKEQVPCALVSASFRSMIDAVLGHLPPDPFDVVVAGDEVTHGKPHPEPYLTAAEKLGVDPAYCVVIEDSLTGTQAGAAAGMYVVAVPQWISIPEAPRRLVVKSLEPLTPESLRALLR
- a CDS encoding PAC2 family protein; amino-acid sequence: MVDLANLRDPVVIAAFEGWNDAAEAATGAVDHLIDEWDAELVTAIDPEDYYDYQVNRPRVGIDEDGGRQLTWPTTRIYLARPADTGRDVLLIRGVEPNMRWRAFSRELLEIVDESNAQIVVVLGALLADSPHTRPIPVSATSSDEELTAAWSLEQSTYEGPTGITGVFADLCSTLGVPSVSIWSAIPHYIAGTPCPKASLALLGKIEELLDLTIPEGELPELARAWQRGADELSEEDPEVAEYVHSLEEQRDTADLPEATGEAIAAEFERYLRRRNKNRGD
- a CDS encoding ABC transporter substrate-binding protein — translated: MVSRWVRRMPAAVAVGALGLCLAACGEPDDNAPHPGEQTPKLMLLRLATTDAATSLDPAGPYDQASRTVQANLYQTLLTILPDKPTPVPDAADCQFDSPTTYTCSLKEKLTFPNGHDLTSSDVKFSFDRLIRLKTPGGLAPLFSSVKSVSTPDPLTAVFNLTTPDARLPYLLTTTAASIVDEQTYPADGLLADKAMGSGPYQLAGYKAGTEIALTKFAGYRGPRAAQNDGVTISTVADSNAVYQAITTGKADLAFHGLGPNLLDNLRKGGQVQVVDTGSAEIRLFAFQMKSLLSRNPAIRRAVAQVIDRSAIAKKAYGDHVSPLFSVVPPGFGGQVDAFRTAFKQPNKAVAATILKDANIAAPVPLTVGWTPSQYGVGAKAEVLELKRQLEATGLFRVTLRSSEWPQYQQATKNGAYDLYQTAWTPQYPDADDYLAPFVTDTPLQNGYRSAAATKLLQQERTEQNGLKRDDLIGQLQGVIAQDVPVIPIWQARVTVAAAKDLENVKTAPDPLSFLYLAGLRR
- a CDS encoding polysaccharide deacetylase family protein, translated to MTLPLYDYSPLPTRPRLTWPDGKRVAFYVGLNIEHFLLGKPSTSIWPLDLDPDPLNHGWREYGARVGIWRIIDILDRYGIRASALLNSDVAQHNPQIVKAGVERGWAWLAHGRTNSILHTGYEPDEERRVLTEITDTIEAATGQRPRGWMGPGLTETHNTPQLLSELGYQYLLDWTNDDQPYRLTIPGMFSVPYTLELNDLGLFQRGLSGPDFLQMVKDQYDVLRDDLAGTGRVMALALHPFVIGQPFRAKYLNLALEYVASQSDVWLTTSDDIAAHFATV